One bacterium genomic region harbors:
- a CDS encoding type II toxin-antitoxin system RelE/ParE family toxin yields MEYKVIILPTAISDIEKLSKSIKTGILKKIKYLAENADEIIHHHLKNMPDDLKGLCRIKYGHYRILYWIYRNEKIIKIYKVSHRSIIYKKLI; encoded by the coding sequence ATGGAATATAAAGTTATAATTTTGCCCACCGCTATTTCTGATATTGAAAAACTTTCTAAATCTATAAAAACAGGTATTTTGAAAAAGATTAAATATCTTGCAGAAAATGCAGATGAAATTATTCATCACCACCTTAAAAATATGCCTGATGACCTTAAAGGACTTTGTAGAATTAAATATGGTCATTACAGAATTCTTTACTGGATTTATAGGAATGAGAAAATTATTAAAATTTATAAGGTCTCTCATAGGTCCATAATTTATAAAAAACTTATTTAA